One genomic region from Ralstonia pickettii DTP0602 encodes:
- a CDS encoding LysR family transcriptional regulator — protein MELRHLRYFQTVAQELNVTRAASLLHMAQPPLSRQIRQFEEEIGVALFDRIGRGLRLTEAGRFLLEQSLQLTQRLDEAIEGTRRIGRNEKRWFGIGFVPSVLYGFLPELIRELRGADSQVEVGLSEMITVQQVAALKAGRIDLGFGRIALNDPAITQQVVMAEPLVAALPAAQPVPRDGSLTAETLAHHPFVLYPARPRPSYADHVLSLFRAQGLQLRVVQEANELQTALGLVAAGLGITLVPASVQRLHRDDVRYCPIDAPGFVSPVIMSQRAGDTSPFLARAVAWVLQQGQPDALA, from the coding sequence ATGGAACTCCGCCACCTGCGCTATTTCCAGACCGTCGCCCAGGAGCTGAATGTGACGCGGGCGGCGTCTCTGCTGCATATGGCCCAGCCGCCACTGTCGCGCCAGATCCGGCAGTTCGAGGAAGAAATCGGCGTGGCGCTGTTTGACCGCATCGGCCGCGGCCTGCGCCTGACCGAGGCCGGGCGCTTCCTGCTGGAGCAATCTCTGCAACTGACCCAGCGGCTGGACGAAGCCATCGAGGGCACGCGCCGCATCGGCCGCAACGAGAAGCGCTGGTTCGGCATCGGCTTCGTGCCCTCGGTGCTGTATGGCTTCCTGCCCGAACTGATCCGCGAGCTGCGCGGCGCCGACAGCCAGGTGGAGGTCGGCCTGAGCGAGATGATCACGGTGCAGCAGGTGGCGGCACTGAAGGCCGGGCGCATCGACCTGGGCTTTGGCCGCATTGCGCTGAACGATCCGGCCATCACGCAACAGGTAGTGATGGCCGAGCCGCTGGTTGCCGCCCTGCCCGCAGCGCAGCCGGTACCGCGCGATGGCTCGCTGACCGCCGAGACCCTGGCGCACCACCCCTTCGTGCTCTACCCTGCCCGGCCGCGGCCCAGCTATGCCGACCATGTGCTGTCGCTGTTCCGCGCACAGGGGTTGCAGCTACGCGTGGTACAGGAAGCCAACGAACTGCAGACCGCGCTGGGGCTGGTGGCGGCGGGACTGGGCATTACGCTGGTGCCCGCCTCCGTGCAGCGCCTGCACCGCGACGACGTGCGCTACTGCCCCATCGACGCACCGGGCTTCGTCTCGCCCGTGATCATGAGCCAACGTGCGGGCGACACCTCGCCCTTCCTGGCGCGCGCGGTGGCCTGGGTACTGCAGCAGGGCCAGCCGGACGCGCTGGCATAG
- a CDS encoding response regulator receiver, whose product MCSAQLVSIVDDDEAVRLATASLVRSFGRQTCLFASAEEFLQSGQIAATSFLISDVMMPGMSGIAMHDRILALGYAPPTIFITAFPTDDLKAKALASGALAVLDKPVDADAIAHWLSVALDQP is encoded by the coding sequence TTGTGTTCCGCCCAGCTAGTTTCGATTGTCGATGACGACGAGGCCGTCCGCCTCGCGACGGCGAGTCTCGTACGCTCGTTCGGCAGGCAAACATGCCTGTTCGCATCGGCAGAGGAATTCCTGCAATCCGGCCAAATCGCCGCGACGTCATTCCTGATTTCCGACGTCATGATGCCCGGCATGTCGGGGATTGCGATGCACGACCGCATCCTGGCACTCGGATATGCGCCGCCGACCATTTTCATCACGGCGTTCCCGACGGACGACCTGAAGGCGAAGGCCCTGGCGAGCGGCGCGCTGGCTGTACTCGACAAGCCGGTCGATGCCGATGCCATTGCGCATTGGCTCAGCGTCGCGCTGGACCAGCCGTAG
- a CDS encoding MFS transporter, translating to MKSLLHRLFLRPSTTPGARTGAAAVMLALAAASAPAHAAWPDHPIRWIVPFPAGGAMDNIARTLGEDMSRTLGQAIVVENRPGAGGNIGAELVARAPADGYTLIIVANGMAVNPALYGKLSYDPVKDFAPVSLLAVVPNVLVASKAKTPAKTVAEVVANAKARPGKYTYASAGNGTSIHLAGELFTSMAGVDLLHVPYKGSGPAMTDLLGGQVDYMFDSITSAKPHIDSGKLTAIAVTTSKRSTALPNVPTVAESGLPGYELSPWFAAFVPARTPSAAIEGLNRAMLEALRKPAVQKRLAAIGAEPIGSTPAALRDHLARETAKWGELIRARGIHAD from the coding sequence ATGAAATCCCTGCTGCACCGGCTGTTCCTGCGGCCATCGACGACACCTGGCGCCCGCACCGGCGCTGCCGCGGTGATGCTGGCCCTGGCCGCGGCCAGCGCGCCCGCCCATGCCGCCTGGCCCGACCACCCGATCCGCTGGATCGTGCCGTTTCCCGCCGGCGGCGCCATGGACAATATCGCCCGCACGCTGGGTGAAGACATGTCGCGCACGCTCGGCCAGGCCATCGTGGTGGAGAATCGCCCCGGCGCCGGCGGCAATATCGGCGCGGAGCTGGTCGCGCGCGCGCCGGCCGACGGCTACACGCTGATCATCGTCGCCAACGGCATGGCGGTGAATCCGGCCCTGTACGGCAAGCTCAGCTACGATCCGGTGAAGGACTTTGCCCCGGTGTCGCTGCTGGCGGTGGTACCCAATGTATTGGTGGCCAGCAAGGCGAAGACGCCCGCGAAGACGGTGGCGGAGGTGGTGGCCAATGCCAAGGCGCGGCCGGGCAAGTACACCTATGCGTCGGCGGGCAACGGCACCTCGATCCACCTGGCGGGCGAGCTGTTCACTTCCATGGCGGGCGTCGACCTGCTGCATGTTCCCTACAAGGGCAGCGGCCCGGCCATGACCGACCTGCTTGGCGGCCAGGTCGACTATATGTTCGACAGCATTACCTCGGCCAAGCCGCATATCGATTCCGGCAAGCTCACCGCCATCGCGGTAACGACCAGCAAGCGCTCGACGGCGCTGCCCAATGTGCCCACCGTGGCCGAGTCGGGCCTGCCCGGCTATGAGCTGTCGCCCTGGTTCGCTGCCTTCGTGCCGGCGCGCACGCCGTCCGCCGCGATCGAAGGGCTGAACCGCGCCATGCTCGAGGCGCTGCGCAAGCCTGCCGTGCAGAAGCGGCTGGCGGCGATCGGCGCGGAACCCATCGGCAGCACGCCGGCAGCGCTGCGCGACCACCTGGCCCGCGAGACCGCCAAGTGGGGCGAGCTGATCCGGGCGCGCGGCATTCACGCGGATTGA
- a CDS encoding 3-oxoadipate enol-lactonase (K01055: pcaD; 3-oxoadipate enol-lactonase [EC:3.1.1.24]), which translates to MSIATRGDLRLHYELEGPADAPVLVMSNSLGTTLAMWDPQMPLLRQHFRVLRYDTRGHGASSVSVQPFGMAELGADVLAVMDHAGVQRAHFCGLSMGGMTGMWLARHHPDRFGRFVLANTAALIGPASGWNTRIETVQRDGMAAIVEGVLARWFTPAWLAGDPTRVAPVRAMLEQADGSGYIANCAAVRDADLRELLPAIEAEVLVIAGLQDAATTPEQGRAVADLIPRAAYLSLNAAHLSNWELPGEFADAVTAFLQRSR; encoded by the coding sequence ATGAGTATCGCGACACGCGGCGATCTTCGCCTCCACTACGAACTCGAGGGACCGGCCGATGCGCCGGTGCTGGTCATGTCCAACTCGCTCGGCACCACGCTGGCAATGTGGGATCCGCAAATGCCGCTACTGCGCCAGCACTTTCGCGTGCTGCGCTACGACACGCGCGGTCATGGTGCCTCGTCGGTGAGCGTGCAGCCATTCGGCATGGCCGAACTCGGCGCAGATGTGCTGGCGGTAATGGACCATGCGGGCGTGCAGCGCGCTCACTTCTGTGGCCTGTCGATGGGCGGCATGACCGGCATGTGGCTCGCGCGGCATCACCCGGATCGCTTCGGACGCTTCGTGCTGGCAAACACCGCTGCGCTGATCGGGCCGGCCTCTGGCTGGAACACCCGCATCGAGACCGTGCAGCGCGACGGCATGGCTGCCATTGTCGAAGGCGTCCTGGCACGCTGGTTCACGCCGGCCTGGCTGGCGGGCGATCCCACCCGTGTCGCTCCTGTGCGCGCCATGCTTGAACAGGCCGATGGGTCGGGCTACATCGCCAACTGCGCGGCGGTGCGGGACGCGGACCTGCGCGAGTTGCTGCCGGCTATCGAGGCTGAAGTTCTGGTCATTGCCGGTCTTCAGGATGCGGCGACCACGCCTGAGCAGGGGCGAGCCGTGGCTGACTTGATTCCTCGCGCGGCCTATCTGTCGCTCAATGCGGCTCACCTTTCCAATTGGGAGCTGCCCGGCGAGTTTGCGGATGCTGTGACCGCTTTCCTGCAGCGTAGCCGCTGA
- a CDS encoding AsnC family transcriptional regulator: MAIRKIKVRGDIAPAPEPAPALDRTDKAILRLLQKDASISNVALAAKVNLSPPACLRRVERLKEAGMIRSVVALLNPVALDAGMLVIIGVVLDRSTPESFAAFEKAAQKVSGCMECHVVTGEFDYFLMVRTRDSESFNRLHAEQLLYLPGVRQIRSFMVLKQVLSTTQFPV; encoded by the coding sequence ATGGCTATCCGCAAAATAAAAGTTCGCGGTGATATCGCCCCGGCCCCGGAACCCGCGCCGGCGCTGGATCGCACGGACAAGGCCATACTCCGCCTGTTGCAGAAAGACGCCTCGATTTCGAACGTGGCGCTGGCGGCCAAGGTGAACCTGAGCCCGCCCGCCTGCCTGCGGCGCGTGGAGCGGCTGAAGGAAGCGGGGATGATCCGGAGCGTGGTGGCGCTGCTGAACCCGGTCGCGCTGGACGCGGGCATGCTGGTGATCATCGGCGTGGTGCTGGACCGCTCCACGCCGGAATCCTTTGCGGCATTCGAGAAAGCCGCGCAGAAGGTGTCCGGTTGCATGGAGTGCCATGTGGTGACCGGCGAATTCGACTACTTCCTGATGGTGCGCACCCGCGACAGCGAGAGCTTTAACCGGCTGCACGCGGAACAGTTGCTGTACCTGCCGGGCGTGAGGCAGATCCGCTCGTTCATGGTGCTCAAGCAGGTGTTGTCCACGACGCAGTTTCCGGTCTAG
- a CDS encoding cytochrome O ubiquinol oxidase (K02299: cyoC; cytochrome o ubiquinol oxidase subunit III [EC:1.10.3.-]) yields the protein MVETTTFPRHVEATAVAGEAPPGGFQFYLTEDHHPQNGTLLGFWLYLMSDCLVFACLFAGYGVLGREYAGGPTGAELFELPLVALNTTFLLISSITYGFAMLQMQQNRIAGTQIWLAITGVFGAAFLAVELYEFWHLIHEGAGPQRSAFLTSFFSLVGTHGLHVTFGIVWLIVLMTQVARHGLITANKRRLMCLSMFWHFLDVVWIGVFTFVYLMGSLP from the coding sequence ATGGTTGAGACGACGACCTTTCCCCGCCACGTGGAAGCCACCGCGGTAGCTGGTGAAGCACCACCGGGTGGCTTCCAGTTCTATCTGACCGAAGACCACCACCCGCAGAACGGCACGCTACTCGGTTTCTGGCTCTACCTGATGAGCGACTGCCTGGTATTCGCGTGCCTGTTCGCCGGCTATGGCGTGCTCGGCCGCGAGTACGCGGGCGGGCCGACCGGGGCGGAGCTGTTCGAATTGCCGCTTGTGGCGCTGAACACCACTTTCCTGCTGATATCGTCGATCACGTATGGCTTTGCCATGCTGCAGATGCAGCAGAACCGCATCGCCGGCACGCAGATCTGGCTGGCCATCACGGGCGTTTTCGGCGCGGCGTTCCTGGCCGTCGAACTGTATGAGTTCTGGCACCTGATCCACGAGGGCGCAGGCCCGCAGCGCAGCGCGTTCCTGACCTCGTTCTTCTCGCTGGTCGGCACGCACGGGCTGCACGTGACGTTCGGCATCGTCTGGCTGATCGTGCTGATGACGCAGGTGGCGCGGCACGGGCTGATCACGGCCAACAAACGCCGGCTGATGTGCCTGTCAATGTTCTGGCACTTTCTCGACGTCGTGTGGATCGGCGTCTTTACCTTCGTCTACCTGATGGGATCGTTGCCATGA
- a CDS encoding muconate cycloisomerase (K01856: catB; muconate cycloisomerase [EC:5.5.1.1]), with amino-acid sequence MSNQATITAVEAILVDLPTIRAHQLAMATMQQQTLVIVRLQCSDGIEGIGEATTIGGLSYGDESPEGIKLTIDTYLAPALAGQDAANVHAAMARLNKVARGNRFAKSALETALLDAQGKRLGVPLATLLGGAVRDTLPVLWTLASGDTGRDIAEAEQLLEARRHNTFKLKIGRRAVRDDVAHVAAIKRALGDRARVTVDVNQAWNEAEAATGIAMLEAAGIDLIEQPTPREQRAALARLAARFVVPIMADEAVCGPEDAMELARIGGADVFALKIAKSGGIFGMLRTAAVGDAAGIALYGGTMLEGSVGTIAAAHGFCTLPQLAWGTELFGPLLLKDDVVATRPEYRDFALHLPQGPGLGLALDEDKLAHYRRKQG; translated from the coding sequence GTGAGCAACCAAGCGACGATCACGGCAGTCGAGGCAATCCTGGTCGACCTGCCGACCATCCGGGCGCACCAGCTCGCCATGGCGACCATGCAGCAGCAGACGCTGGTCATCGTGCGGCTGCAGTGCAGCGACGGCATCGAAGGCATCGGCGAGGCCACGACCATCGGCGGCCTGTCCTATGGCGACGAAAGTCCCGAAGGCATCAAGCTCACCATCGACACCTACCTGGCCCCCGCGCTGGCCGGCCAGGACGCCGCCAACGTGCATGCGGCCATGGCGCGCCTGAACAAGGTCGCGCGCGGCAACCGCTTCGCCAAGTCAGCGCTGGAAACCGCGTTGCTGGATGCGCAGGGCAAGCGCCTGGGCGTGCCGCTGGCCACGCTGCTGGGCGGCGCCGTGCGCGACACGCTGCCGGTGCTGTGGACCCTGGCCAGCGGCGATACCGGGCGCGATATCGCAGAGGCCGAGCAACTGCTGGAAGCGCGTCGCCACAACACCTTCAAGCTCAAGATCGGACGGCGCGCCGTGCGCGACGACGTGGCCCACGTGGCGGCGATCAAGCGCGCGCTGGGCGATCGCGCCCGCGTGACGGTGGACGTGAACCAGGCCTGGAACGAGGCCGAGGCAGCCACCGGCATCGCCATGCTGGAAGCCGCCGGCATCGACCTGATCGAACAACCCACGCCACGCGAGCAGCGGGCCGCGCTGGCCCGCCTGGCCGCGCGCTTTGTCGTGCCGATCATGGCCGACGAGGCGGTGTGCGGGCCGGAAGACGCGATGGAGCTGGCGCGCATCGGCGGCGCCGACGTGTTTGCCCTGAAGATCGCCAAGTCGGGCGGCATCTTCGGCATGCTGCGCACCGCGGCAGTCGGCGATGCCGCCGGCATCGCGCTCTATGGCGGCACCATGCTGGAAGGCAGCGTGGGCACCATCGCCGCGGCCCACGGCTTCTGCACGCTGCCACAGCTCGCGTGGGGCACGGAGCTGTTCGGGCCGCTGCTGCTCAAGGACGATGTGGTCGCCACGCGGCCGGAGTACCGGGATTTCGCGCTGCACCTGCCGCAGGGGCCGGGCCTCGGGCTCGCGCTGGACGAGGACAAGCTGGCGCACTATCGCCGCAAGCAAGGCTGA
- a CDS encoding 1-aminocyclopropane-1-carboxylate deaminase (catalyzes conversion of 1-aminocyclopropane-1-carboxylate to ammonia and alpha-ketobutyrate~K01505: E3.5.99.7; 1-aminocyclopropane-1-carboxylate deaminase [EC:3.5.99.7]), producing the protein MNLDRFPRYPLTFGPTPIHPLTRLSEHLGGKVHLYAKREDCNSGLAFGGNKTRKLEYLVPDALEQGADTLVSIGGIQSNQTRQVAAVAAHLGMKCVLVQENWVNYWDAVYDRVGNIQMSRMMGADVRLVADGFDIGIRPSWEDAMQSVRDAGGKPYPIPAGCSEHPLGGLGFVGFAEEVRAQEAQLGFKFDYIVVCSVTGSTQAGMVVGFAADGRADSVIGIDASAKPAQTRAQILRIARHTAELVDLGRDIAEEDVVLDTRYGGPEYGLPSEGTLEAIRLCARLEGVMTDPVYEGKSMHGMIDMVRRGEFPQGSRVLYAHLGGAPALNAYSFLFKDG; encoded by the coding sequence GTGAACCTCGACCGCTTTCCCCGCTACCCGCTGACGTTCGGTCCCACGCCAATCCACCCGCTGACACGCCTGAGCGAGCACCTGGGCGGCAAGGTGCATCTCTATGCCAAGCGCGAAGACTGCAACAGCGGTCTGGCCTTTGGCGGCAACAAGACGCGCAAGCTGGAATACCTCGTGCCCGATGCGCTGGAGCAGGGCGCCGATACGCTGGTGTCGATCGGCGGCATCCAGTCGAACCAGACGCGCCAGGTGGCCGCCGTGGCGGCCCACCTCGGCATGAAGTGTGTGCTGGTGCAGGAGAACTGGGTGAACTACTGGGACGCCGTGTACGACCGCGTGGGCAATATCCAGATGTCGCGGATGATGGGCGCCGACGTGCGGCTGGTGGCGGACGGCTTTGACATCGGCATCCGCCCGAGCTGGGAGGATGCCATGCAGAGCGTGCGCGACGCGGGCGGCAAGCCATATCCGATCCCCGCGGGCTGCTCGGAGCACCCGCTCGGCGGGCTGGGTTTTGTCGGCTTCGCGGAGGAAGTGCGCGCGCAGGAAGCCCAGCTCGGCTTTAAGTTCGACTACATCGTGGTCTGCTCGGTCACGGGCAGCACGCAGGCTGGCATGGTGGTCGGCTTCGCGGCGGATGGCCGCGCCGACAGCGTCATTGGCATCGACGCCTCCGCGAAACCGGCGCAGACGCGCGCCCAGATCCTGCGCATTGCGCGGCATACCGCGGAGCTGGTGGACCTGGGCCGCGATATCGCCGAAGAGGATGTCGTGCTGGATACGCGCTACGGCGGTCCGGAATATGGCCTGCCGTCCGAAGGTACGCTCGAGGCTATCCGCCTCTGCGCGCGGCTTGAAGGCGTGATGACCGACCCGGTCTACGAAGGCAAATCCATGCACGGCATGATCGACATGGTGCGCCGCGGCGAGTTCCCGCAGGGCTCCCGCGTGCTGTACGCCCACCTTGGCGGCGCGCCCGCGCTGAACGCCTACAGCTTCCTGTTCAAGGACGGCTGA
- a CDS encoding glutamine amidotransferase (K07008: DUG3; glutamine amidotransferase) encodes MCDGLVLRAGGAGRARAEWRRCKLRPRRGRGFPHFPHAVHDWPRPLCPSRLAVLQLECGPEGTGPHSRRSIMCRWLAYSGKSVALETVLFQPEHSLIDQSLNSRLGHTTTNGDGFGVGWYGRHSEVPFRYRCLHPAWSDTNLRETARAVRAPLFVAHVRAATGTPTQETNCHPFRFGRWLFVHNGLIREYPLVRRDLMMAVAPHLFRWIEGSTDSEVMFFLALSFGLERDPRGALEQMAGLIEDVGHRYDVQFPLNMTVCVTDGQQIVAARYSSEADSRTLFHSTSFRQLRALYPDDPRIIAAGDNAFLVLSEPLIDVQGVWEEIPEATILIARNGEIEHNRFLPRLPNRST; translated from the coding sequence ATGTGCGACGGCCTCGTTCTGAGAGCGGGCGGGGCAGGGCGGGCCCGGGCTGAATGGCGGCGCTGCAAGCTGCGGCCGCGCCGCGGCCGCGGTTTCCCACACTTTCCTCACGCGGTGCATGATTGGCCTCGGCCGCTTTGCCCTTCGCGCCTTGCCGTCCTACAACTGGAGTGTGGGCCGGAAGGCACCGGACCGCATTCGAGGAGGAGCATCATGTGCCGCTGGCTGGCCTACTCGGGCAAATCCGTTGCGCTGGAAACGGTGCTGTTCCAGCCGGAACACTCGCTGATCGACCAGAGCCTGAATTCGCGGCTGGGTCATACCACCACCAATGGCGACGGTTTCGGCGTCGGGTGGTACGGACGTCACTCGGAAGTGCCGTTCCGCTACCGCTGCCTGCACCCGGCCTGGAGCGACACCAACCTGCGCGAGACGGCGCGGGCGGTGCGGGCACCGCTGTTCGTCGCCCACGTGCGCGCGGCCACCGGCACGCCGACGCAGGAGACCAACTGCCATCCGTTCCGCTTCGGCCGCTGGCTCTTCGTCCATAACGGCCTGATCCGCGAATACCCCCTCGTGCGGCGCGATCTGATGATGGCCGTGGCGCCGCACCTGTTCCGCTGGATCGAGGGATCGACCGATTCCGAGGTGATGTTCTTCCTGGCCCTGAGCTTTGGCCTGGAGCGCGACCCGCGCGGCGCGCTGGAGCAGATGGCGGGGCTGATCGAGGACGTCGGCCACCGCTACGACGTGCAGTTTCCGCTCAACATGACCGTCTGCGTGACCGATGGCCAGCAGATCGTGGCGGCGCGTTACTCGAGCGAGGCCGACTCGCGCACGCTGTTCCACAGTACCTCGTTCCGGCAGTTGCGCGCGCTCTATCCGGACGACCCGCGCATCATCGCCGCCGGCGACAATGCCTTCCTGGTGCTGTCCGAGCCGCTGATCGACGTGCAGGGCGTGTGGGAGGAGATTCCCGAGGCGACCATCCTGATTGCCCGCAATGGCGAGATCGAGCACAACCGCTTCTTGCCGCGGCTGCCGAACCGTTCGACATAA
- a CDS encoding hypothetical protein (K05783: benD-xylL; dihydroxycyclohexadiene carboxylate dehydrogenase [EC:1.3.1.25 1.3.1.-]), with translation MQARDRNARFAGKVVVVTGAAQGIGRGVALATAAEGASVVLVDRSDLVHEVGGEIAAGGGKVVAVTADLETYAGASEMARAALDAWARVDVLVNNVGGTIWAKPYHHYEEDQIEAEIRRSLFPTLWCCRAVLPGMVERRHGAIVNVSSIATRSIHRVPYAAAKGGVNALTASLAFEHAAEGIRVNAVATGGTEAPPRRIPRNAAPQSEQEAAWYQAIVDQTVASSLMRRYGTIDEQVGGFCSWRRTRPRTSPEPFCQWAVAIRAEQGAGRCGLRALASPAACPSRPHTRQSRASANCLDCARHERPRPEPRRILRP, from the coding sequence ATGCAAGCAAGGGACCGCAATGCCCGCTTCGCGGGCAAGGTCGTCGTCGTTACCGGTGCCGCGCAAGGCATCGGGCGCGGCGTGGCGCTCGCCACGGCGGCCGAGGGTGCGTCGGTGGTGCTGGTGGACCGCTCTGACCTCGTGCACGAGGTCGGCGGCGAGATCGCCGCCGGTGGCGGCAAGGTCGTCGCCGTTACCGCGGACCTGGAAACCTATGCGGGCGCGTCCGAGATGGCACGGGCCGCGCTGGACGCTTGGGCCCGCGTCGATGTGCTGGTCAACAACGTCGGCGGCACCATCTGGGCCAAGCCCTACCACCACTACGAGGAAGACCAGATCGAGGCGGAGATCCGGCGCTCGCTGTTTCCCACGCTGTGGTGTTGCCGCGCGGTGCTGCCCGGCATGGTGGAGCGGCGCCACGGCGCGATCGTCAACGTGTCGTCGATCGCGACGCGCAGCATCCACCGCGTGCCCTACGCGGCGGCCAAGGGCGGCGTCAACGCGCTGACCGCGAGCCTTGCGTTCGAGCATGCGGCCGAAGGCATCCGCGTCAACGCGGTGGCCACCGGCGGCACCGAGGCGCCACCGCGCCGCATCCCGCGCAACGCCGCGCCCCAGTCGGAGCAGGAGGCGGCCTGGTACCAGGCCATCGTCGACCAGACCGTGGCGTCGAGCCTGATGCGCCGTTACGGCACGATCGACGAGCAGGTCGGCGGATTCTGTTCCTGGCGTCGGACGAGGCCTCGTACATCACCGGAACCGTTTTGCCAGTGGGCGGTGGCGATCAGGGCTGAGCAAGGTGCCGGCCGCTGCGGCCTCAGGGCGCTGGCGTCGCCAGCGGCTTGCCCTTCTCGACCACATACACGCCAATCACGCGCGTCGGCGAACTGCCTGGATTGTGCGCGTCATGAACGACCCCGGCCGGAACCACGAAGGATTCTCCGGCCTTGA
- a CDS encoding cytochrome C oxidase subunit III (K02300: cyoD; cytochrome o ubiquinol oxidase operon protein cyoD), with product MSAHDDTLGVPGHGHGHEHEEDVGPHATLGGYLTGFVLSVFLTAVPFWLVMGEVFEKTSTTAIVILLIGAVQIVVHMIYFLHMNAKSEGGWNMLSLMFTLVLVVITLTGSLWVMFHLNSNMMPTMQHDRTTEAGSGTAILPPKTK from the coding sequence ATGAGCGCGCACGACGATACGCTGGGTGTCCCCGGACACGGCCATGGACATGAACATGAAGAAGACGTGGGGCCGCACGCCACGCTGGGCGGCTACCTGACGGGCTTCGTGCTTTCCGTCTTCCTGACGGCCGTCCCGTTCTGGCTGGTGATGGGCGAGGTGTTCGAGAAGACGTCGACCACGGCCATCGTCATCCTGCTGATCGGCGCGGTACAGATCGTGGTGCACATGATCTACTTCCTGCACATGAACGCGAAATCGGAGGGCGGCTGGAACATGCTGTCGCTGATGTTCACGCTGGTGCTGGTGGTGATCACGCTGACGGGGTCGCTATGGGTGATGTTCCACCTGAACAGCAACATGATGCCGACGATGCAGCATGACCGGACGACGGAAGCGGGGAGTGGGACTGCGATTCTGCCGCCCAAGACGAAGTAG
- a CDS encoding LuxR family transcriptional regulator, whose amino-acid sequence MSSGSNSTSAQSPHDGKEPVVYVVDDDEGMRLALGGLLRSVGLRVETFESSQDFLAFPKTDAPSCLILDVRLRGESGLSFQEHVAKSGVRMPIVFMTGHGDIAMTVKAMKAGAVDFLAKPFRDQDMLDAVANALARDGERLAAEQSIAALRAAYGSLTPREREVMGFVVAGLMNKQIASEMNLSEITVKIHRGQVMKKMAARSVADLVRKSESLGVDPQPQKSP is encoded by the coding sequence ATGAGTTCGGGGTCGAATTCGACTTCGGCACAAAGCCCACACGACGGCAAGGAGCCAGTGGTCTATGTGGTCGACGACGACGAGGGGATGCGACTCGCCCTTGGCGGTCTGCTGCGCTCGGTCGGGCTGCGCGTGGAGACATTCGAATCGTCGCAGGACTTTCTTGCTTTCCCGAAGACCGACGCCCCCAGTTGCCTGATTCTCGATGTCAGGCTGCGCGGCGAAAGCGGCCTTTCCTTCCAGGAGCACGTTGCGAAGAGCGGCGTGCGCATGCCGATCGTATTCATGACAGGGCATGGCGACATCGCGATGACAGTCAAGGCCATGAAAGCGGGAGCAGTCGATTTCCTCGCGAAGCCGTTTCGCGACCAGGACATGCTTGACGCAGTTGCCAATGCGTTGGCGCGCGACGGGGAACGTCTCGCGGCCGAACAATCGATCGCGGCGCTTCGTGCTGCCTACGGCTCGCTGACACCGCGCGAACGAGAAGTCATGGGGTTCGTCGTGGCCGGCCTGATGAACAAGCAAATCGCCTCCGAGATGAATCTCAGTGAGATTACCGTGAAGATTCACCGTGGGCAGGTAATGAAGAAAATGGCGGCGCGATCCGTCGCGGATCTCGTCAGAAAATCAGAATCACTGGGCGTCGATCCGCAGCCGCAGAAGTCGCCTTGA
- a CDS encoding muconolactone delta-isomerase (K03464: catC; muconolactone D-isomerase [EC:5.3.3.4]), with translation MLYLVRMDVNLPHDMPAAQADEIKAREKAYAQDLQRQGKWQQLYRVVGEYANYSIFDVESNDELHTLLAGLPLFPYMKLAVTPLAKHPSSIR, from the coding sequence ATGCTTTATCTGGTACGGATGGACGTCAACCTGCCGCACGACATGCCCGCGGCCCAGGCCGATGAGATCAAGGCGCGCGAGAAGGCCTACGCGCAGGACCTGCAGCGCCAGGGCAAGTGGCAGCAGCTCTATCGCGTGGTGGGCGAATACGCCAACTACAGCATCTTCGATGTCGAATCCAACGACGAACTGCACACGCTGCTGGCCGGCCTGCCGCTGTTCCCGTATATGAAGCTCGCGGTGACGCCGCTGGCGAAGCATCCGTCGTCGATACGCTGA